The Hevea brasiliensis isolate MT/VB/25A 57/8 chromosome 1, ASM3005281v1, whole genome shotgun sequence genome has a window encoding:
- the LOC110660373 gene encoding protein MLN51 homolog isoform X1: MAKVGEEDVEYDSDPEEEKRMLGIRRREAASDDEEGEGEDKTGMDRRAIHSDELDVQGGAEYESDPEEEKRLLGMRRREAASDDEDGEGEEKPRMDRRALHSEESDGQGGAAEYDDDGEEVEGEDDEEEVYEDEEEEEAYEDEEEEDELDGFDEGKEGNAERGGGGGGVEVKVKEVEGRKVEEGADVKAAENHVEEEEDEEGRKENEPFAVPTAGAFYMHDDRFRDNAGGRHRRTYGGRKLWESKDDKKWGHDKFEEMNLQERHYEQGRRGSKGNFRGRGGKSRAPDRGYARRNKSKTFSNGNNQSQPPKGVRGRGPRKYEPTWKTGSLAPPAQNKQPEKSLDKTSHNNSGRAFTPTPNTEPDQVLPARKHSSLSSASPPFYPSGSSNKDIPLTQKRNVQAGSTSRNIRTSVINESFSMQKASALARGKNIADSVGIDKLYSDDSVTSVAGKSLNTMQMSPGSSLVNTMQSSQSRTQGRGVAISSQTTYQSAPVQNQVNRASSATQPHSVQRSPVQNRAQPSVLAPGQQFGQRTGTGSQASSPPKTVLSINSYESGETETTSESSKSKGALVGKGKESIQGSGRGSFLYGGTQVMGASGNMGVGHGDQNFPATPAFLPVMQFGGQHSGGIGVPAVGMAFPGYVAQPQLGLGNSEMTWLPVLAGAAGALGATYCSPYIGVDGAYHARPSGQTSSVGSSSKESDNINKSNNEWKPSQRPELVNDEFGQRQKPRRYSEMDFKQPSTST, from the exons ATGGCGAAGGTGGGTGAAGAGGACGTTGAATATGATAGCGATCCTGAGGAGGAAAAGCGCATGCTGGGGATTAGAAGACGTGAAGCGGCAAGCGACGATGAGGAAGGCGAAGGGGAAGACAAAACAGGAATGGATCGTAGGGCCATTCACTCTGATGAATTGGATGTTCAGGGTGGGGCTGAATATGAGAGCGATCCTGAGGAGGAAAAGCGCCTGCTGGGGATGAGAAGACGTGAAGCGGCAAGCGACGATGAGGATGGCGAAGGGGAAGAGAAACCAAGAATGGATCGGAGAGCCCTTCACTCTGAAGAATCCGATGGCCAGGGTGGGGCAGCAGAATATGATGATGATGGAGAGGAAGTAGAAGGGGaagatgatgaagaagaggtctatgaagatgaagaagaggaagaagcttATGAGGACGAGGAAGAGGAAGATGAACTTGATGGGTTTGATGAAGGGAAAGAAGGGAATGCGGAGAgaggaggaggtggtggtggAGTGGAGGTTAAGGTGAAGGAAGTAGAGGGGAGGAAGGTGGAGGAAGGGGCAGATGTGAAAGCAGCGGAGAATCAtgtggaggaggaggaggatgaAGAGGGGAGAAAGGAGAATGAACCATTTGCAGTACCCACTGCTGGTGCTTTTTACATGCATGATGATCGGTTTAGAGACAATGCTGGTGGTCGACACAG GAGAACATATGGCGGAAGGAAGTTGTGGGAGTCCAAAGATGACAAGAAATGGGGGCACGACAAGTTTGAGGAGATGAATTTGCAGGAAAGGCATTATGAACAg GGAAGAAGGGGTTCTAAAGGTAATTTTCGAGGTCGTGGTGGGAAAAGTCGAGCTCCAGACCGTGGATATGCTAGAAGGAACAAATCTAAAACGTTCAGCAATGGTAACAATCAGAGTCAGCCACCTAAAGGTGTGAGAGGGAGGGGGCCTAGAAAGTATGAACCTACATGGAAGACCGGCAGCCTGGCACCTCCAGCACAAAACAAACAGCCTGAGAAGTCATTAGATAAAACTTCACATAATAATTCTGGGAGAGCTTTTACTCCAACACCAAATACAGAACCTGATCAAGTGCTTCCTGCCAGAAAACATTCAAGCTTGAGTTCTGCTTCTCCTCCTTTTTATCCTTCTGGATCTTCGAATAAAGATATTCCTTTGACTCAGAAAAGGAATGTACAAGCTGGAAGTACAAGCAGGAATATTCGTACTTCTGTTATCAATGAAAGTTTCTCCATGCAGAAAGCCAGTGCATTGGCACGGGGGAAGAATATAGCTGATTCTGTTGGTATTGACAAGCTTTACAGTGATGATTCTGTTACTTCAGTGGCTGGGAAGTCCTTGAACACTATGCAAATGTCACCTGGATCTTCCTTGGTCAATACCATGCAATCCTCTCAATCTAGAACTCAAGGAAGGGGTGTAGCTATTTCAAGTCAGACGACTTATCAATCAGCCCCTGTGCAAAACCAAGTCAACAGAGCCTCATCTGCAACACAGCCCCATTCTGTTCAGCGGAGTCCTGTTCAAAATCGTGCCCAACCTTCTGTCCTAGCTCCTGGTCAGCAGTTCGGACAGCGTACTGGTACTGGATCTCAAGCTTCTTCACCCCCAAAAACAGTTTTGTCAATAAATTCGTACGAGTCTGGGGAGACTGAAACTACTTCAGAATCAAGTAAATCTAAAGGTGCATTGGTTGGAAAGGGAAAAGAAAGCATTCAAGGGAGCGGAAGAGGCTCTTTTCTGTATGGCGGTACACAGGTTATGGGAGCATCAGGGAATATGGGTGTTGGTCATGGTGATCAGAACTTTCCTGCAACTCCAGCCTTCTTGCCAG TTATGCAATTTGGGGGCCAGCATTCCGGTGGTATTGGAGTTCCTGCTGTTGGCATGGCGTTTCCTGGATATGTTGCTCAACCtcaacttggtttaggaaattctgAAATGACATG GCTACCAGTTTTGGCTGGTGCTGCGGGTGCTTTAGGGGCTACTTATTGTTCACCTTATATTGGCGTTGATGGGGCTTATCATGCTCGCCCATCTGGACAGACATCTTCTGTGGGTTCTTCGAG CAAAGAGAGTGACAATATTAACAAGTCCAATAATGAATGGAAACCTTCTCAGAGACCTG AGCTTGTGAATGATGAGTTTGGGCAAAGACAAAAGCCTCGCAG ATACTCAGAGATGGATTTTAAGCAGCCAAGTACAAGTACTTAG
- the LOC110660373 gene encoding protein MLN51 homolog isoform X2, whose amino-acid sequence MAKVGEEDVEYDSDPEEEKRMLGIRRREAASDDEEGEGEDKTGMDRRAIHSDELDVQGGAEYESDPEEEKRLLGMRRREAASDDEDGEGEEKPRMDRRALHSEESDGQGGAAEYDDDGEEVEGEDDEEEVYEDEEEEEAYEDEEEEDELDGFDEGKEGNAERGGGGGGVEVKVKEVEGRKVEEGADVKAAENHVEEEEDEEGRKENEPFAVPTAGAFYMHDDRFRDNAGGRHRRTYGGRKLWESKDDKKWGHDKFEEMNLQERHYEQGRRGSKGNFRGRGGKSRAPDRGYARRNKSKTFSNGNNQSQPPKGVRGRGPRKYEPTWKTGSLAPPAQNKQPEKSLDKTSHNNSGRAFTPTPNTEPDQVLPARKHSSLSSASPPFYPSGSSNKDIPLTQKRNVQAGSTSRNIRTSVINESFSMQKASALARGKNIADSVGIDKLYSDDSVTSVAGKSLNTMQMSPGSSLVNTMQSSQSRTQGRGVAISSQTTYQSAPVQNQVNRASSATQPHSVQRSPVQNRAQPSVLAPGQQFGQRTGTGSQASSPPKTVLSINSYESGETETTSESSKSKGALVGKGKESIQGSGRGSFLYGGTQVMGASGNMGVGHGDQNFPATPAFLPVMQFGGQHSGGIGVPAVGMAFPGYVAQPQLGLGNSEMTCKESDNINKSNNEWKPSQRPELVNDEFGQRQKPRRYSEMDFKQPSTST is encoded by the exons ATGGCGAAGGTGGGTGAAGAGGACGTTGAATATGATAGCGATCCTGAGGAGGAAAAGCGCATGCTGGGGATTAGAAGACGTGAAGCGGCAAGCGACGATGAGGAAGGCGAAGGGGAAGACAAAACAGGAATGGATCGTAGGGCCATTCACTCTGATGAATTGGATGTTCAGGGTGGGGCTGAATATGAGAGCGATCCTGAGGAGGAAAAGCGCCTGCTGGGGATGAGAAGACGTGAAGCGGCAAGCGACGATGAGGATGGCGAAGGGGAAGAGAAACCAAGAATGGATCGGAGAGCCCTTCACTCTGAAGAATCCGATGGCCAGGGTGGGGCAGCAGAATATGATGATGATGGAGAGGAAGTAGAAGGGGaagatgatgaagaagaggtctatgaagatgaagaagaggaagaagcttATGAGGACGAGGAAGAGGAAGATGAACTTGATGGGTTTGATGAAGGGAAAGAAGGGAATGCGGAGAgaggaggaggtggtggtggAGTGGAGGTTAAGGTGAAGGAAGTAGAGGGGAGGAAGGTGGAGGAAGGGGCAGATGTGAAAGCAGCGGAGAATCAtgtggaggaggaggaggatgaAGAGGGGAGAAAGGAGAATGAACCATTTGCAGTACCCACTGCTGGTGCTTTTTACATGCATGATGATCGGTTTAGAGACAATGCTGGTGGTCGACACAG GAGAACATATGGCGGAAGGAAGTTGTGGGAGTCCAAAGATGACAAGAAATGGGGGCACGACAAGTTTGAGGAGATGAATTTGCAGGAAAGGCATTATGAACAg GGAAGAAGGGGTTCTAAAGGTAATTTTCGAGGTCGTGGTGGGAAAAGTCGAGCTCCAGACCGTGGATATGCTAGAAGGAACAAATCTAAAACGTTCAGCAATGGTAACAATCAGAGTCAGCCACCTAAAGGTGTGAGAGGGAGGGGGCCTAGAAAGTATGAACCTACATGGAAGACCGGCAGCCTGGCACCTCCAGCACAAAACAAACAGCCTGAGAAGTCATTAGATAAAACTTCACATAATAATTCTGGGAGAGCTTTTACTCCAACACCAAATACAGAACCTGATCAAGTGCTTCCTGCCAGAAAACATTCAAGCTTGAGTTCTGCTTCTCCTCCTTTTTATCCTTCTGGATCTTCGAATAAAGATATTCCTTTGACTCAGAAAAGGAATGTACAAGCTGGAAGTACAAGCAGGAATATTCGTACTTCTGTTATCAATGAAAGTTTCTCCATGCAGAAAGCCAGTGCATTGGCACGGGGGAAGAATATAGCTGATTCTGTTGGTATTGACAAGCTTTACAGTGATGATTCTGTTACTTCAGTGGCTGGGAAGTCCTTGAACACTATGCAAATGTCACCTGGATCTTCCTTGGTCAATACCATGCAATCCTCTCAATCTAGAACTCAAGGAAGGGGTGTAGCTATTTCAAGTCAGACGACTTATCAATCAGCCCCTGTGCAAAACCAAGTCAACAGAGCCTCATCTGCAACACAGCCCCATTCTGTTCAGCGGAGTCCTGTTCAAAATCGTGCCCAACCTTCTGTCCTAGCTCCTGGTCAGCAGTTCGGACAGCGTACTGGTACTGGATCTCAAGCTTCTTCACCCCCAAAAACAGTTTTGTCAATAAATTCGTACGAGTCTGGGGAGACTGAAACTACTTCAGAATCAAGTAAATCTAAAGGTGCATTGGTTGGAAAGGGAAAAGAAAGCATTCAAGGGAGCGGAAGAGGCTCTTTTCTGTATGGCGGTACACAGGTTATGGGAGCATCAGGGAATATGGGTGTTGGTCATGGTGATCAGAACTTTCCTGCAACTCCAGCCTTCTTGCCAG TTATGCAATTTGGGGGCCAGCATTCCGGTGGTATTGGAGTTCCTGCTGTTGGCATGGCGTTTCCTGGATATGTTGCTCAACCtcaacttggtttaggaaattctgAAATGACATG CAAAGAGAGTGACAATATTAACAAGTCCAATAATGAATGGAAACCTTCTCAGAGACCTG AGCTTGTGAATGATGAGTTTGGGCAAAGACAAAAGCCTCGCAG ATACTCAGAGATGGATTTTAAGCAGCCAAGTACAAGTACTTAG